One Cryptomeria japonica chromosome 9, Sugi_1.0, whole genome shotgun sequence genomic window carries:
- the LOC131077007 gene encoding abscisic stress-ripening protein 1-like, translating into MATKKGATHMLHRHHHQELILNQWGLITPPAEEEAKKHKHREHMAEMGALATGAFALYEGHEAKVDPQHAGRHKMEAEIAGAAAVGAGF; encoded by the exons ATGGCCACCAAGAAGGGGGCTACACATATGCTCCACCGCCACCACCACCAGGAGCTTATCCTCAACCAGTGGGGACTTATTACCCCTCCTGCAGAGGAAGAGGCGAAGAAGCACAAGCATCGTGAGCATATGGCCGAGATGGGAGCACTAGCTACAGGAGCCTTTGCTTTG TATGAAGGGCATGAAGCGAAAGTGGATCCACAACACGCAGGAAGGCATAAAATGGAGGCAGAAATAGCAGGGGCGGCGGCTGTTGGGGCTGGCTTTTGA